A part of Carettochelys insculpta isolate YL-2023 chromosome 1, ASM3395843v1, whole genome shotgun sequence genomic DNA contains:
- the LOC142007334 gene encoding histone H1.11L-like produces the protein MSETAPVAAPAVAAPGAKGSAKKPKKATGGSKARKPSGPSVTELITKAVSASKERKGLSLAALKKALAAGGYDVDKSNSRIKLGLKSLVSKGTLVQTKGTGASGSFKLNKKPGEPKEKAPKKKSATKPKKPAAKKPASAAKKSKKAAAVKNSPKKVKKPAASAAKKVSKSPKKVTKPAKPKKAAKSPAKAKAVKPKAAKPKPSKPKATQAKKAASKKK, from the coding sequence ATGTCTGAAACGGCGCCTGTTGCAGCTCCAGCTGTCGCCGCTCCAGGGGCAAAAGGTTCTGCTAAAAAGCCGAAGAAAGCTACAGGTGGCTCTAAAGCCCGCAAACCTTCGGGTCCCAGCGTGACCGAGCTGATCACCAAGGCGGTGTCCGCTTCCAAGGAGCGCAAAGGGCTGTCCTTGGCCGCTCTTAAGAAGGCTCTGGCCGCCGGAGGGTACGATGTGGACAAAAGCAACAGCCGCATCAAGTTGGGACTGAAGAGCCTGGTGAGCAAGGGCACCTTGGTGCAGACAAAGGGCACCGGCGCTTCGGGCTCCTTCAAACTCAACAAAAAACCGGGCGAGCCCAAAGAAAAGGCACCCAAAAAGAAGTCAGCGACAAAACCTAAGAAGCCTGCCGCCAAGAAACCTGCCAGCGCCGCTAAGAAGTCCAAAAAGGCGGCGGCTGTGAAAAACAGCCCGAAAAAAGTCAAGAAACCCGCAGCTTCAGCAGCCAAGAAAGTGTCCAAGAGCCCCAAAAAGGTTACTAAGCCCGCCAAGCCCAAGAAGGCGGCTAAGAGCCCGGCTAAGGCCAAGGCAGTGAAGCCCAAGGCTGCTAAACCGAAGCCATCCAAGCCCAAAGCCACGCAGGCGAAGAAGGCAGCGTCCAAGAAGAAGTAA